The following proteins come from a genomic window of Heptranchias perlo isolate sHepPer1 chromosome 14, sHepPer1.hap1, whole genome shotgun sequence:
- the LOC137332109 gene encoding methylsterol monooxygenase 1-like, with the protein MDGNSSIITSAILAIDYMDSLLPQNPLQEPFKNAWNYMLDNFTKFQIATWGSLLVHEGVYFLFCLPGFIFQFIPAMQKYKIQKDKPESIEKQWKCFKMLLFNHFCIQLPLICGTYYFTEFFNIPYDWENMPRWQIIAVQCLGCAVVEDTWHYFLHRLLHHKRIYKYIHKVHHEFTAPFGMQAEYAHPAETLILGMGFFIGIMIFCNHVILLWAWVTFRLLETIDVHSGYDVPLNPLHLIPFYGGSRFHDFHHMNFIGNYSSTFTWWDKLFATDSQFQVYSEKVKKEKEVEKDK; encoded by the exons ATGGATGGAAACAGCAGCATTATCACTTCTGCAATTCTAGCCATTGATTACATGGATTCTTTACTCCCGCAAAATCCCTTACAAGAGCCTTTTAAAAATGCATGGAACTACATGCTGGACAATTTCACTAAATTTCAAATTGCTACTTGGGGTTCTCTCCTTGTTCATGAAGGCGTTTATTTCTTGTTCTGTTTGCCGGGTTTCATTTTTCAATTTATTCCAGCCATGCAGAAGTATAAAATACAAAAG GACAAGCCAGAGAGTATTGAGAAACAATGGAAGTGCTTCAAAATGCTGCTGTTCAACCACTTCTGCATCCAGCTGCCCCTGATCTGTGGTACTTACTACTTCACTGAATTCTTCAACATTCCTTATGACTGGGAGAATATGCCACGATG GCAGATTATTGCAGTGCAATGTTTGGGTTGTGCTGTTGTTGAGGACACGTGGCACTACTTTCTACACAGGCTGTTGCATCATAAGAGAATCTACAAATATATTCACAAGGTTCATCATGAATTTACG GCTCCATTTGGCATGCAAGCTGAATATGCCCACCCAGCAGAGACACTCATCCTCGGAATGGGTTTTTTCATTGGCATCATGATCTTCTGCAATCACGTAATCCTCCTGTGGGCTTGGGTGACCTTTCGTCTCCTAGAAACAATAGACGTACACAG TGGTTATGATGTTCCCCTGAATCCTCTGCATTTGATTCCATTTTATGGTGGTTCCCGTTTCCACGACTTTCATCACATGAATTTTATTGGAAACTATTCTTCGACCTTCACCTGGTGGGACAAGCTTTTTGCAACTGACTCACAATTCCAAGTGTACAGTGAGaaagtgaagaaggagaaggaggtggaaaaggacaaaTAG